Proteins from a genomic interval of Bradyrhizobium sp. CCBAU 53340:
- a CDS encoding acyl-[ACP]--phospholipid O-acyltransferase: MIRDLMSSRRFAPLFWAQFFSALNDNVLKNALVIILLYSAATGHGDALVTVAGAVFIFPYFILSGLGGQLADKYVKSVVARRLKFAEIFAAGFAAAGFFMHSVPLLFTSLALFGIIAALFGPVKYSMLPDQLELGELATGNALVEGATFMAILLGTVAGGQFVAGSAHMAWVASAVVVLALLSWAFASRIPQTTPSAPDLPVDANPWTSTLSLLKTLHADHRLWDGTVIVSWFWLVGAIVLSLLPALVKDVVGGTEGVVTLCLATFAIGIAIGSLFAASLSHVRPNLALVPIGAIIMGCAGLDLAWAIAVTTKGQDIAAVDFATSFAGLRMLADFVAFAFGGGLFVVPSFAAVQAWSVPNERARIIAAGNVLQAAFMVVGSLFVALLQAGGLHVGWIFFGLGIASFGAVWFVLTKWGKEGVRDFGGLLFRALFRTEIRGLENLPPPGTRMLIAPNHVSLIDGPLLHAVLPIDASFAVDTGISKAWWAKPFLRVVKHYTMDPTKPLAARDLIKLVAAGEPVVIFPEGRITVSGSLMKVYDGTAMIADKADAVVVPVRIEGAQRSHLSYLNSSQIKRSWFPRVTVTILPPVKLPVDEQLKGKARRNAAGAALQDVMIDALVKNAMLDHSLFEALGHAYRDRDTGKVIIEDALGTKLTYRKLILGAQVLSRKLEAGTSAGENVGVLLPNSAGVAVVFMALQSIGRVPAMLNFSAGPVNVLAAMKAAQVKTVLTSKAFIEKGKLDKLMAAICDEANVVYLEDIRASIGTVDKIKGLLAGTAPRVARQANDPAVVLFTSGSEGTPKGVVLSHRNILANAAQALARVDANANDKVFNVLPVFHSFGLTGGMMMPVLAGIPIYMYPSPLHYRIVPELIYQTGATILFGTDTFLSGYARSAHAYDFRTLRLVIAGAEAVKDRTRQVFMERYGIRILEGYGVTETAPVLAMNTPMANRPGTVGRLSPLMESRLDPVPGIDEGGRLSVRGPNVMLGYLRAENPGVLEVLPEGWHDTGDIVAIDAAGFITIKGRAKRFAKIAGEMVSLSAVESLATTLWPQAASVAVSIPDQRKGERIVLLTTEKNAERSAMQAQAKAIGASELTVPATIMIVDKVPLLGTGKTDYVTATTMAREQASSPEREVA, translated from the coding sequence ATGATCAGGGATTTGATGTCGTCACGCCGTTTCGCCCCGCTGTTCTGGGCGCAATTCTTCTCGGCGCTCAACGACAACGTGCTCAAGAACGCGCTCGTCATCATCCTGCTTTACAGCGCAGCGACAGGCCACGGTGATGCGCTTGTGACGGTGGCAGGCGCCGTCTTCATCTTCCCCTATTTCATCCTGTCCGGGCTCGGCGGCCAGCTCGCCGACAAATATGTCAAATCGGTCGTCGCACGACGATTGAAATTCGCCGAGATCTTCGCGGCAGGCTTTGCCGCCGCCGGCTTCTTCATGCACTCGGTGCCGCTGCTGTTCACATCGCTCGCACTGTTCGGCATCATCGCCGCGCTGTTCGGCCCCGTGAAATATTCCATGCTGCCGGACCAGCTCGAGCTCGGCGAGCTCGCGACCGGCAATGCGCTGGTCGAAGGCGCGACCTTCATGGCGATCCTGCTCGGCACCGTCGCCGGCGGTCAGTTCGTGGCCGGCTCCGCTCATATGGCCTGGGTCGCATCGGCCGTGGTTGTGCTGGCTCTGCTGTCCTGGGCCTTCGCCTCCCGCATTCCGCAGACGACGCCCTCGGCGCCCGATCTGCCCGTCGATGCCAATCCCTGGACCTCGACGCTGAGCCTGCTCAAGACGCTGCATGCTGACCATCGGCTGTGGGACGGCACCGTCATCGTCTCCTGGTTCTGGCTGGTCGGCGCCATCGTGCTGTCGCTGCTGCCGGCGCTGGTCAAGGACGTGGTCGGTGGCACCGAAGGCGTGGTGACGCTGTGCCTTGCGACCTTCGCGATCGGCATTGCCATCGGCTCGCTGTTCGCGGCCAGCCTGAGCCATGTTCGGCCGAACCTCGCCTTGGTGCCGATCGGCGCCATCATCATGGGCTGTGCCGGCCTTGACCTCGCCTGGGCCATCGCTGTGACCACCAAGGGCCAGGACATCGCAGCGGTCGACTTCGCGACCTCGTTCGCGGGCTTGCGCATGCTGGCCGACTTCGTCGCCTTCGCGTTCGGCGGCGGCCTGTTCGTCGTTCCTTCCTTCGCTGCCGTGCAGGCCTGGTCGGTCCCGAACGAGCGCGCCCGCATCATCGCCGCCGGCAACGTGTTGCAGGCCGCCTTCATGGTGGTGGGCTCGCTGTTCGTCGCGTTGCTGCAGGCGGGCGGATTGCATGTCGGCTGGATATTCTTCGGCCTCGGCATCGCCAGCTTTGGCGCGGTGTGGTTCGTGCTGACCAAATGGGGCAAGGAAGGCGTCCGCGATTTCGGCGGCCTCTTGTTCCGCGCGCTGTTCCGCACCGAAATACGCGGCCTGGAAAACCTGCCGCCTCCCGGCACGCGGATGCTGATCGCCCCCAATCATGTCAGCCTGATCGACGGCCCTCTGCTGCACGCCGTGCTGCCGATCGACGCGAGCTTCGCGGTCGATACTGGCATCTCGAAGGCCTGGTGGGCCAAGCCGTTCCTGCGCGTGGTCAAGCACTACACCATGGACCCGACCAAGCCGCTGGCCGCGCGCGACCTGATCAAGCTCGTCGCCGCCGGCGAGCCGGTCGTGATCTTCCCGGAGGGACGCATCACTGTCTCCGGCTCGCTGATGAAGGTCTATGACGGCACCGCGATGATCGCCGACAAGGCCGACGCCGTGGTCGTGCCGGTTCGCATCGAGGGCGCGCAACGCTCGCACCTCAGCTACCTCAACTCCAGCCAGATCAAGCGCTCGTGGTTCCCCCGGGTGACGGTGACGATCCTGCCGCCGGTCAAGCTGCCGGTCGATGAGCAACTGAAGGGCAAGGCGCGCCGCAACGCTGCCGGCGCAGCACTTCAGGACGTGATGATCGACGCCCTGGTGAAGAACGCCATGCTCGATCACTCGCTGTTCGAGGCGCTCGGACATGCCTATCGCGACCGCGACACCGGCAAGGTCATCATCGAGGACGCGCTGGGCACCAAGCTGACCTATCGCAAGCTGATCCTCGGCGCGCAGGTTTTGAGCCGCAAGTTGGAGGCCGGCACCTCGGCCGGCGAGAATGTCGGCGTGCTGCTGCCGAACTCGGCGGGCGTCGCGGTCGTCTTCATGGCGCTGCAGAGCATCGGCCGCGTCCCTGCGATGCTCAACTTCTCCGCCGGTCCGGTCAACGTCCTCGCCGCCATGAAGGCGGCGCAGGTCAAGACCGTGCTGACATCGAAGGCCTTTATCGAGAAAGGCAAGCTGGACAAGCTGATGGCCGCGATCTGCGACGAGGCCAACGTTGTCTATCTCGAGGATATCCGTGCCTCGATCGGAACAGTCGACAAGATCAAGGGCCTGCTCGCAGGCACCGCTCCGCGGGTCGCCCGCCAGGCCAACGATCCGGCCGTCGTGCTGTTCACGTCGGGCTCGGAAGGCACGCCCAAGGGCGTGGTGCTGTCCCACCGCAACATCCTCGCCAACGCGGCGCAGGCGCTGGCGCGGGTCGATGCCAACGCCAATGACAAGGTGTTCAACGTGCTGCCGGTGTTCCACTCGTTCGGGCTCACAGGCGGCATGATGATGCCTGTTCTCGCGGGCATTCCGATCTACATGTACCCCTCGCCGCTGCACTACCGCATCGTGCCCGAGCTGATCTACCAGACCGGCGCCACGATCCTGTTCGGTACCGACACGTTCCTGTCAGGCTATGCGCGCTCGGCACATGCCTACGACTTCCGCACCCTGCGCCTCGTCATCGCCGGCGCCGAGGCCGTCAAGGACCGGACGCGCCAGGTGTTCATGGAGCGCTACGGCATCCGCATTCTCGAAGGCTATGGCGTCACCGAAACGGCGCCGGTGCTGGCGATGAACACGCCGATGGCTAACCGTCCCGGCACCGTCGGCCGCCTGTCGCCGCTGATGGAAAGCCGCCTCGACCCGGTGCCCGGTATCGACGAGGGCGGACGCCTGTCGGTGCGCGGACCAAACGTGATGCTCGGATATCTCAGGGCTGAAAACCCGGGCGTGCTCGAAGTGCTCCCCGAGGGCTGGCACGACACTGGCGACATCGTCGCGATCGATGCGGCCGGCTTCATCACCATCAAGGGCCGCGCCAAGCGCTTTGCCAAGATCGCGGGCGAAATGGTCTCGCTGTCAGCGGTCGAGAGCCTCGCGACCACGCTGTGGCCGCAGGCTGCCTCAGTCGCCGTGTCGATCCCCGACCAGCGCAAGGGCGAACGCATCGTGCTGCTGACGACGGAGAAGAATGCCGAGCGCAGCGCAATGCAGGCCCAGGCCAAGGCGATCGGCGCCTCCGAGCTGACAGTGCCCGCGACGATCATGATCGTCGACAAGGTGCCGCTGCTCGGCACCGGCAAAACCGACTATGTCACGGCAACGACGATGGCTCGCGAGCAAGCGTCCTCGCCGGAGCGCGAGGTTGCGTAG
- the tcuB gene encoding tricarballylate utilization 4Fe-4S protein TcuB: MHGTRILDEADRLMTVCNSCRYCEGLCAVFPAMEMRRAFSDGDLNYLANLCHSCGACYVDCQFSPPHEFDVNVPKTLAVARAESYAAYAWPQALSGAFARNGLVISIIAALSMAAFILGFVALNDRSVLFGVHTGPGAFYRLMPHNAMAALFSAAFLFAIFALAMSVRAFWRDIGPPIGGRADGGSIFQAIRDAGELRYLHGGGVGCYNEDDKPTDRRKLFHHLTFYGFLLCFAATSVATLYHYLLGREAPYPWWDLPVVLGTLGGIGLIVGPIGLFMAKMRRDRALLDENSYGMDVGFIAMLFLTGLTGMLLLILRETAAMGPLLALHLGAVFALFITMPYGKFVHGIYRFVALVRYAQERRTAA, translated from the coding sequence ATGCACGGAACTAGGATTCTCGACGAAGCCGACCGTCTGATGACGGTCTGCAATTCCTGCCGTTATTGCGAGGGTCTTTGTGCGGTATTTCCCGCCATGGAGATGCGGCGCGCCTTCTCCGACGGCGACCTCAACTATCTCGCCAATCTCTGCCATTCCTGCGGCGCCTGCTACGTCGACTGCCAGTTCTCGCCGCCGCACGAATTCGATGTCAACGTCCCGAAGACGCTGGCGGTCGCACGCGCGGAATCCTATGCAGCCTATGCCTGGCCGCAGGCCCTGTCTGGTGCGTTCGCGCGCAACGGGCTTGTCATCAGCATCATCGCCGCGCTCAGCATGGCGGCCTTCATTCTCGGCTTCGTGGCGCTCAACGACCGTAGCGTGCTGTTCGGCGTGCATACTGGGCCGGGCGCCTTCTATAGACTGATGCCGCATAACGCGATGGCCGCTTTGTTCAGTGCCGCGTTCCTCTTCGCAATCTTCGCGCTGGCCATGAGCGTGCGCGCGTTCTGGCGCGACATCGGCCCGCCGATCGGTGGTCGCGCCGACGGCGGCTCGATCTTTCAGGCGATCCGTGACGCGGGCGAGTTGCGCTATCTCCATGGCGGCGGCGTCGGCTGCTACAACGAGGACGACAAGCCGACTGACCGGCGCAAGCTTTTCCATCACCTGACGTTCTACGGCTTCCTGCTGTGCTTCGCCGCGACGTCGGTGGCGACGCTCTATCACTATCTGCTCGGCCGCGAGGCGCCGTACCCGTGGTGGGATCTGCCGGTCGTGCTCGGCACGCTCGGCGGCATCGGCCTCATCGTCGGCCCCATCGGCCTGTTCATGGCCAAGATGCGGCGCGATCGGGCGCTGCTCGACGAGAACAGCTATGGCATGGATGTCGGCTTCATCGCGATGCTGTTCCTCACCGGGCTCACCGGCATGCTGCTTCTCATCCTGCGTGAGACTGCGGCCATGGGGCCGCTACTCGCACTGCATCTCGGCGCGGTGTTCGCGCTGTTCATCACCATGCCCTATGGCAAGTTCGTGCACGGCATCTACCGCTTCGTGGCGCTGGTGCGTTATGCGCAGGAGCGGCGAACAGCGGCTTAG
- a CDS encoding GntR family transcriptional regulator translates to MARRPTKTGGSIARGDGVALGEAVFRSLCEALQAGSYRAGDRLREEEVAQRLKVSRTPVREALGRLAARGFVEPAGGRGLVVRNLDISEVLELYAMREIMEGAAARLAAEHASAPEVDALRDIEQAFVEASETDAAEMARDRARLNRAFHEAICRAARNRYLDNASRELQDWIALLGPTTFTVAGRPATSHDEHQAIIEAIATRDGDKAEQLARGHIREALRCRLKLLQKQ, encoded by the coding sequence ATGGCGAGGCGTCCGACAAAGACAGGCGGATCGATTGCGCGCGGGGACGGCGTGGCGCTGGGCGAAGCCGTGTTCCGCTCGCTGTGCGAGGCGCTGCAGGCCGGCAGCTACCGTGCCGGCGATCGGCTGCGCGAGGAGGAAGTGGCGCAGCGGCTGAAGGTCAGTCGCACGCCGGTGCGCGAGGCGCTGGGCCGGCTCGCGGCGCGCGGCTTCGTCGAGCCCGCTGGCGGCCGTGGGCTGGTCGTGCGCAACCTCGACATCTCAGAGGTGCTCGAGCTCTATGCGATGCGGGAAATCATGGAAGGTGCCGCCGCGCGTCTCGCCGCCGAGCACGCCTCGGCGCCCGAGGTCGACGCACTCAGGGATATCGAGCAAGCTTTTGTCGAGGCGTCCGAGACCGATGCCGCCGAGATGGCTCGAGATAGGGCGCGGCTCAACCGCGCTTTTCACGAGGCGATCTGCCGCGCCGCGCGCAACCGCTATCTCGACAACGCTTCGCGGGAATTGCAGGACTGGATCGCCCTGCTCGGCCCGACCACCTTCACCGTAGCAGGCCGCCCCGCGACCAGCCACGATGAACACCAGGCCATCATCGAGGCGATCGCGACGCGCGACGGCGACAAGGCCGAGCAGCTCGCGCGCGGCCACATCCGCGAGGCGCTGCGCTGCCGGCTGAAACTGTTGCAGAAGCAGTGA
- a CDS encoding NAD(P)-dependent oxidoreductase, which produces MTDAIGFIGLGVMGEPICRNLLRKSGRKLLVFDLAAEPLARIVADGASAAKSVADVVAGSDVTFLCLPSAKHVLSAFEGGILPAVRRGRTIVDLGTSEVSMTREFARQLAEKGALWIDAPIARTRQAAQDGTLSVMVGATSEQFSQVEPLIRHFATDVTLCGGTGAGQITKILNNMVLFETVNALAEAVAVARRSGVEPKLLLETLSKGSADSFALRNHGMKAIVPNEFPLRAFSTEYALKDLNYALELGSQTGVNMRGAALIRTIFEEAIEGGMGDAYFPVIARLIDRKTV; this is translated from the coding sequence ATGACTGACGCAATCGGGTTCATCGGTCTCGGTGTCATGGGCGAGCCCATCTGCCGGAATTTGCTGCGCAAGAGCGGGCGCAAGCTGTTGGTCTTCGACCTCGCCGCGGAGCCGCTCGCGCGGATCGTGGCGGATGGCGCAAGCGCGGCAAAATCGGTGGCTGATGTTGTCGCCGGTAGCGACGTCACCTTCCTCTGTCTGCCCAGCGCGAAGCACGTGCTGTCCGCCTTCGAGGGCGGCATTCTGCCGGCGGTCCGGCGTGGCCGGACGATCGTCGATCTCGGGACCTCCGAGGTCAGCATGACGCGCGAATTTGCGCGCCAACTCGCCGAGAAGGGCGCGCTCTGGATCGACGCCCCCATCGCGCGCACGCGTCAGGCCGCGCAGGACGGCACGCTCAGCGTGATGGTCGGCGCAACGTCCGAGCAGTTTTCGCAAGTCGAGCCGCTGATCCGGCATTTCGCCACCGACGTCACCCTGTGCGGCGGCACCGGCGCCGGCCAGATCACAAAAATCCTCAACAACATGGTGCTGTTCGAGACGGTGAATGCGCTGGCGGAGGCCGTCGCGGTCGCGAGGCGCAGCGGCGTCGAGCCAAAGCTGTTGTTGGAGACCCTGTCGAAAGGTTCGGCCGACAGCTTTGCGCTACGTAACCATGGCATGAAAGCCATCGTTCCGAACGAGTTTCCATTGCGCGCCTTCTCGACCGAATATGCGCTGAAGGATCTGAACTACGCGCTCGAACTCGGCAGCCAGACCGGCGTCAACATGCGCGGAGCCGCGCTGATTCGTACGATCTTCGAGGAGGCGATTGAAGGCGGCATGGGCGATGCGTATTTCCCGGTTATCGCGAGGCTGATCGACCGGAAGACAGTTTGA
- a CDS encoding triacylglycerol lipase, translating to MHEAPDMRSARCAGVVLLHGIARGSSSLMRLERSLQTAGFATLNLDYASRSKPIAALVDDIHPAIARFAEREAPLHFVAHSMGGLVTRAYLAKYRPGRLGGVVMLGTPNGGSEVADLLSGSRLYRAFYGPAGLELTTARRPNALPDVDYPVGVIAGNRFIDPVAGLFVLPKPNDGRVSVQSAMLAGMADHVVVKASHTGLPRNSVAIERTIAFLREGCFRACNHESRRL from the coding sequence ATGCACGAGGCGCCTGACATGCGCAGCGCGCGGTGTGCTGGAGTGGTTCTGCTTCATGGCATCGCGCGCGGCTCCTCATCGCTGATGAGGCTCGAGCGGTCACTCCAGACAGCCGGATTCGCAACGCTCAACCTCGACTATGCGAGCCGCAGCAAGCCGATCGCAGCGCTGGTCGACGATATCCACCCGGCGATCGCCCGCTTTGCCGAACGCGAGGCTCCGCTCCACTTCGTCGCGCACTCGATGGGCGGTCTCGTGACGCGCGCCTATCTCGCGAAATACCGGCCGGGCCGCCTTGGCGGCGTGGTGATGCTGGGCACGCCGAACGGCGGCAGCGAGGTTGCCGATCTCCTGAGCGGGTCTCGGCTCTACCGCGCCTTCTACGGCCCGGCCGGGCTCGAGCTTACGACAGCGAGGCGACCGAACGCCCTGCCCGATGTGGACTACCCTGTCGGGGTGATTGCAGGAAACCGCTTCATCGATCCCGTCGCCGGCCTCTTCGTTCTACCGAAGCCGAATGATGGCCGGGTCTCAGTCCAGAGCGCGATGTTGGCGGGCATGGCCGACCATGTCGTCGTGAAGGCGTCCCATACGGGACTGCCGCGCAACAGCGTCGCGATCGAGCGGACGATCGCTTTCCTGCGCGAAGGCTGCTTTAGGGCGTGCAATCATGAATCGAGGCGGCTCTGA
- the ybaK gene encoding Cys-tRNA(Pro) deacylase encodes MSKVTPATRALSAAGVAFTVHSYDYDPDAESIGLQAAAALGEDPARVLKTLMALVDGKPVCVIVPSDQEVSMKKLAAAARGKSAQMMKPPEAERVTGYKVGGISPFGQRKQVTTVIEQSALAHELVYLNGGQRGLQVRMKPTDVRDVVKAIAADVLA; translated from the coding sequence ATGTCGAAAGTCACCCCGGCCACCCGCGCACTCTCCGCCGCTGGCGTTGCCTTCACCGTCCATTCTTACGACTACGATCCTGACGCCGAGAGCATCGGGCTGCAGGCGGCGGCTGCGCTCGGCGAAGATCCCGCGCGCGTGCTGAAGACGCTGATGGCGCTGGTGGACGGCAAGCCGGTCTGCGTGATCGTTCCGTCCGATCAGGAAGTCTCGATGAAGAAGCTCGCCGCCGCAGCGCGCGGAAAGTCGGCGCAGATGATGAAGCCGCCCGAGGCCGAGCGCGTCACCGGCTATAAGGTCGGCGGCATCAGCCCGTTCGGGCAGCGCAAGCAGGTCACCACCGTGATCGAGCAGAGCGCACTCGCGCATGAGCTGGTCTATCTCAACGGCGGCCAGCGCGGCCTGCAGGTGCGGATGAAACCGACTGATGTGCGGGATGTCGTGAAGGCGATCGCAGCGGACGTACTCGCCTGA
- the tcuA gene encoding FAD-dependent tricarballylate dehydrogenase TcuA, which translates to MSSKYDVLVIGGGNAALCAAISARRGGASVLVLEGAPKFYRGGNTRHTRNMRCAHDTATEILTGPYTEEEFWEDLLRVTGGKTDEVLARHMIRESKDILNWIVEQGVRWQPSLGGTLSLGRTNSFFLGGGRAMLNALYLTAEELGVDVEYDAEVTDLVIEDGMFLGARLKRPIKGETEIRATALVAAAGGFEANIEWLKQYWGEAADNFLIRGTPYNRGSILKMLLDKGVQEVGDPTQCHAVAIDARAPKFDGGIITRHDSVVFGIVVNKHAQRFYDEGEDIWPKRYAIWGRLVAAQPDQIAYIIFDSTVVTSFMPTLFPPIAGQTVAELAGKLELDPAALEKTITEFNAAVRPGTFDHTILDDCVTEGITPPKTHWARKIETPPYLAYPVRPGITFTYLGTRVNKEARVLMADGKPSANMFAAGEIMAGNVLGKGYAAGMGMTIGSVFGRIAGREAAKHARN; encoded by the coding sequence ATGAGCAGCAAATACGACGTGCTGGTGATCGGCGGCGGCAACGCGGCGCTGTGCGCGGCCATCTCGGCGCGGCGTGGCGGCGCCTCGGTGCTGGTCCTCGAAGGCGCGCCAAAGTTCTATCGCGGTGGCAACACCCGCCACACCCGCAACATGCGTTGCGCCCACGACACCGCGACCGAGATCCTCACCGGCCCCTACACCGAGGAGGAATTCTGGGAGGATTTGTTGCGGGTGACCGGCGGGAAGACAGACGAGGTGCTTGCGCGGCATATGATCCGGGAGTCCAAGGACATCCTCAACTGGATCGTGGAGCAGGGCGTGCGCTGGCAGCCCTCGCTCGGCGGTACATTGAGCCTTGGCCGTACCAACTCGTTCTTCCTCGGCGGTGGTCGCGCGATGCTGAACGCGCTTTATCTCACGGCCGAAGAACTTGGCGTCGACGTCGAATACGATGCCGAGGTCACCGACCTCGTGATCGAGGACGGCATGTTCCTCGGCGCGCGCCTGAAGCGGCCGATCAAGGGCGAGACCGAGATCCGCGCGACCGCGCTGGTGGCCGCGGCCGGCGGGTTCGAGGCCAACATCGAATGGCTCAAGCAATATTGGGGCGAGGCGGCCGACAATTTCCTGATCCGCGGCACGCCTTATAATCGCGGCTCGATCCTGAAGATGCTGCTCGACAAGGGCGTGCAGGAGGTCGGCGATCCCACCCAGTGCCACGCGGTCGCGATCGACGCCCGCGCGCCGAAGTTCGACGGCGGCATCATCACGCGTCATGACTCTGTCGTGTTCGGCATCGTCGTCAACAAGCACGCCCAGCGCTTCTACGACGAGGGCGAGGACATCTGGCCGAAGCGCTATGCGATCTGGGGCCGGCTGGTCGCGGCGCAGCCCGACCAGATCGCCTACATCATCTTCGATTCAACCGTGGTCACGAGCTTTATGCCGACCCTGTTCCCGCCGATTGCCGGGCAGACGGTCGCCGAGCTTGCGGGCAAGCTGGAGCTTGATCCGGCTGCGCTGGAAAAGACCATCACCGAGTTCAACGCCGCCGTGCGGCCTGGCACGTTCGACCACACGATCCTGGATGATTGCGTGACCGAAGGCATCACGCCGCCCAAGACCCACTGGGCGCGCAAGATCGAGACGCCGCCTTATCTCGCCTATCCGGTGCGGCCAGGCATCACCTTCACCTATCTCGGCACGCGGGTGAACAAGGAAGCGCGGGTGCTGATGGCCGACGGCAAGCCGTCCGCCAACATGTTCGCCGCCGGCGAGATCATGGCCGGCAACGTGCTGGGCAAGGGATATGCGGCCGGCATGGGCATGACCATCGGCAGCGTGTTCGGGCGGATCGCAGGACGGGAAGCGGCGAAACATGCACGGAACTAG